The Candidatus Phaeomarinobacter ectocarpi genome includes a region encoding these proteins:
- a CDS encoding polyprenyl synthetase family protein, whose product MTIEAAAPATTPGEPQAAMSAPVSGTPVDLDGLMTTAAKSVSDELDRLIPEVAGPRGPVVDAMRYSALSGGKRLRPFLVMESAGLFGVPAAQALRVGCAVEMVHCYSLIHDDLPAMDDSDTRRGRPAVHKAFDEAIAILAGDALLTQAFEVLGGFATSRDAAVRAALVVELAKSSGSAGMVGGQMIDISPARETMQYDAIAELEALKTGELIRFSCVSGAILAGTGEGERMALAGYAADLGLAFQVADDLLDVTGTEEQVGKPVGQDDGLTTFVTLLGLEGARKKAEDLVESACAHLAPFGASADTLRAVARFVVDRNQ is encoded by the coding sequence TTGACAATTGAAGCAGCGGCTCCGGCGACAACGCCAGGTGAGCCGCAAGCAGCTATGTCTGCCCCGGTATCAGGTACGCCTGTTGATCTTGACGGCCTGATGACCACGGCTGCCAAGTCAGTGTCGGACGAACTTGATCGACTCATTCCTGAAGTGGCGGGTCCGCGTGGACCCGTGGTGGATGCGATGCGGTATTCCGCCTTGTCCGGTGGCAAGCGCTTGCGCCCGTTCCTGGTCATGGAGAGTGCCGGCCTCTTTGGTGTGCCGGCTGCGCAGGCATTGCGTGTGGGGTGTGCTGTTGAAATGGTGCACTGCTACTCGCTTATCCATGATGACCTTCCGGCCATGGACGACAGCGATACACGCCGCGGGCGTCCTGCCGTCCACAAGGCCTTTGACGAAGCGATCGCGATCCTCGCCGGTGATGCCCTTCTGACTCAGGCCTTTGAGGTTCTGGGTGGGTTTGCAACGTCCCGCGATGCGGCCGTTCGTGCAGCCCTCGTGGTTGAATTGGCCAAATCTTCTGGCTCTGCGGGTATGGTGGGCGGTCAGATGATCGACATCTCACCAGCGCGCGAAACAATGCAGTATGATGCCATTGCAGAGCTTGAAGCGCTGAAAACCGGCGAATTGATCCGCTTTTCGTGCGTTTCTGGTGCTATTCTAGCGGGAACCGGCGAAGGTGAGCGGATGGCATTGGCCGGATATGCCGCAGATCTGGGACTTGCATTTCAGGTTGCAGATGATCTGCTGGATGTGACCGGTACGGAAGAACAGGTGGGCAAGCCCGTTGGCCAGGATGACGGATTGACCACCTTTGTAACGCTCCTTGGCCTTGAGGGAGCGCGAAAGAAGGCCGAAGACCTGGTGGAGAGTGCCTGTGCGCATCTGGCACCGTTTGGTGCCAGTGCGGACACGTTGCGTGCCGTGGCGCGTTTTGTTGTGGATCGCAATCAGTAG
- a CDS encoding sulfatase-like hydrolase/transferase, translating to MHHVTRAICAVFAMVWCSVALAGTPVSSTGGPDVGSRPNFLFVVFEDMGSRIGAFGDAVATTPVLDAFAAESVQFANTFTTAGVCAPSRSSLITGVHQQALGTQHMRTRSPSALLSSGGPISYDAAPPAEVKAFPELLRKAGYYTSNNGKTDYQFGEPFTIWDDQAAEHPWRGRPDDKPFFAMVNILETHESTIWPTDAFSMNPLVNIVRLRNLWTLSGKEKVTDPDNVDVPPYLPDTPVVRADIARHYDNIAFAEKRLARLLDDLEADGLADNTIVVVTTDHGDGFPRMKRAIYDSGIKVPMMVRLPDHRDAGIKHDRLVSFVDIGPTFLSLAGVDIPDYARGQPLFTEISDTPREYIVAGSDRFDGTLEHQRAIRDERWKYIRNYRTDLPFFQPLNFRDQLPTMQELWRLHEEGSLTPTQAQSFATPRPEEELYDTVADPHEIQNLAADSAHADTLTRMRAAYDAFAADTVDLSSIPETEMIEAMWPDMQQPETAPVVFSESGRSLILSSATQGASIGYQVGESPLWHLYTGPIEIASGMSITAKAIRYGYAESTPTQYIQAE from the coding sequence ATGCACCATGTGACACGCGCAATCTGCGCGGTATTTGCGATGGTCTGGTGCTCAGTCGCACTGGCCGGCACGCCGGTATCCAGTACAGGCGGCCCTGACGTGGGCAGCAGGCCGAACTTTTTGTTCGTCGTCTTCGAAGACATGGGCTCACGCATCGGTGCCTTTGGGGATGCCGTTGCAACGACACCCGTGCTGGATGCTTTTGCAGCAGAATCCGTGCAGTTCGCGAATACGTTCACCACAGCAGGTGTCTGCGCCCCTAGCCGTTCGTCCCTCATTACAGGCGTGCATCAACAAGCCCTGGGCACCCAGCACATGCGCACCCGGTCACCCTCGGCTCTTCTCTCGTCGGGCGGCCCCATCTCCTACGACGCAGCACCACCAGCTGAGGTAAAAGCCTTTCCGGAACTCCTGCGAAAAGCCGGATACTACACATCAAACAACGGAAAGACCGACTATCAGTTCGGCGAGCCATTTACGATCTGGGACGATCAGGCGGCAGAACATCCCTGGCGAGGCCGCCCGGACGACAAGCCTTTCTTTGCCATGGTCAACATCCTGGAGACCCATGAAAGCACCATCTGGCCCACAGATGCGTTTTCGATGAACCCCCTGGTCAATATCGTCCGCTTACGGAATTTATGGACGCTCTCCGGCAAGGAGAAAGTGACGGATCCCGACAATGTGGACGTCCCGCCTTACCTGCCGGATACGCCGGTCGTTCGCGCCGATATCGCGCGCCACTACGATAACATTGCCTTTGCAGAAAAACGGCTGGCGAGACTACTGGATGATCTGGAAGCCGACGGGCTTGCGGACAACACCATTGTGGTTGTCACAACCGACCATGGCGACGGCTTTCCGCGTATGAAGCGAGCGATCTATGACAGCGGCATCAAGGTGCCCATGATGGTGCGGTTGCCTGATCACCGGGATGCCGGGATCAAACACGACAGGCTGGTCAGCTTTGTGGATATCGGCCCAACCTTCCTGAGTCTGGCCGGCGTCGATATCCCCGACTACGCCCGGGGACAGCCGCTGTTTACCGAAATATCCGATACCCCGCGCGAATACATCGTGGCGGGATCAGACCGGTTCGACGGCACCCTCGAACATCAACGCGCCATTCGCGATGAGCGCTGGAAATATATCCGCAACTACCGCACCGATCTCCCGTTCTTTCAGCCGCTCAATTTCCGAGACCAGCTGCCGACAATGCAGGAACTCTGGCGGCTTCATGAGGAAGGCAGCCTGACGCCAACACAGGCACAATCTTTTGCCACCCCACGCCCGGAAGAAGAACTGTACGATACAGTCGCAGACCCGCACGAAATCCAGAACCTTGCCGCAGACTCGGCCCATGCCGACACGCTGACGAGAATGCGCGCCGCCTATGACGCCTTTGCGGCCGACACTGTCGACCTCTCAAGCATTCCCGAAACCGAGATGATTGAGGCCATGTGGCCGGACATGCAACAGCCCGAAACCGCACCTGTCGTGTTTTCGGAAAGCGGCAGAAGTCTGATCCTTAGTTCAGCGACCCAGGGCGCATCCATTGGGTATCAGGTCGGTGAGAGCCCGCTCTGGCATCTCTACACAGGCCCTATCGAAATTGCGTCAGGCATGAGTATCACGGCGAAAGCCATCCGCTACGGCTATGCTGAAAGCACACCAACGCAATACATACAGGCGGAATAG
- the secE gene encoding preprotein translocase subunit SecE, with product MAKDVAKKKKTGPLEFAQQVRSETSKVTWPTRRETAITTVMVFIMVALASIFFFIADQILSWGVQLLLNLSL from the coding sequence GTGGCAAAAGACGTAGCGAAAAAGAAGAAGACCGGGCCGCTGGAGTTTGCCCAGCAGGTGCGGTCTGAGACGTCTAAGGTGACATGGCCGACCCGCCGTGAGACCGCGATCACGACTGTCATGGTTTTCATCATGGTCGCACTTGCTTCCATTTTCTTCTTTATTGCCGACCAGATTTTGAGCTGGGGCGTGCAGCTGCTGTTGAACCTCAGCCTCTAG
- the rlmB gene encoding 23S rRNA (guanosine(2251)-2'-O)-methyltransferase RlmB gives MSDDRNSGPKRPASGRSGRGGNAGGDRNRSNRRGSGPQRSGAKRTGGKGGEGRSNAGGSGRQHAGRPRQASQQIVDGPDWLYGAHAVRAALMNPKRRLLRLIATENGSETIAEPARQRGLQIEKADSKDMDRMFAPGTVHQGIALRVAPLPDPVLADILGASNAADENGEPTKPLVILDQVTDPQNVGAVLRSAAVFGARAVIVTRRNSPPITGTLAKAASGAVEQMPLVQVPNVAQAIAVLQSEGWFTVGLEGTGDKSLAQMDLTGKIAIIMGAEGAGLRRLTAERCDLLAKIPGEPGFASLNVSNATAVALYEISRQRG, from the coding sequence ATGAGTGATGACAGAAATTCAGGGCCAAAACGGCCTGCTTCAGGCAGATCGGGACGCGGCGGAAATGCCGGCGGTGACCGCAATCGCAGCAATCGGCGCGGCTCAGGCCCGCAGCGATCAGGTGCAAAGCGCACCGGTGGCAAAGGCGGAGAAGGCCGGAGCAACGCAGGAGGCTCAGGCCGCCAACACGCCGGACGCCCCCGTCAGGCCTCCCAGCAGATCGTGGACGGGCCGGACTGGCTCTACGGCGCCCATGCAGTGCGCGCAGCCCTGATGAACCCCAAACGTCGCCTGCTTCGCCTGATCGCCACCGAAAACGGCAGCGAAACCATTGCTGAGCCCGCCCGCCAGCGTGGCCTGCAGATCGAAAAAGCCGACAGCAAGGACATGGACCGCATGTTCGCGCCCGGCACAGTCCACCAGGGCATTGCCCTGCGCGTGGCCCCCCTGCCCGATCCGGTGCTGGCTGATATCCTCGGTGCCTCCAATGCAGCCGACGAGAACGGCGAACCAACCAAGCCGCTGGTGATCCTGGATCAGGTCACGGATCCCCAGAATGTCGGAGCCGTTTTGAGGTCCGCCGCTGTTTTTGGCGCGCGCGCCGTCATCGTCACCCGCCGCAACTCCCCACCCATTACCGGCACACTGGCCAAGGCCGCCTCCGGCGCCGTGGAACAGATGCCGCTGGTTCAGGTGCCAAATGTGGCGCAGGCGATTGCCGTGCTGCAGTCTGAGGGCTGGTTCACCGTGGGCCTGGAAGGCACCGGCGACAAATCACTCGCCCAGATGGACCTGACCGGCAAGATTGCGATTATTATGGGTGCTGAAGGCGCAGGTTTGCGCCGCCTCACAGCGGAACGATGCGACCTGCTGGCAAAAATCCCCGGCGAGCCGGGATTCGCGTCTTTGAACGTATCAAATGCCACGGCCGTGGCCCTTTACGAGATCAGCCGCCAGCGCGGATAA
- a CDS encoding DUF3419 family protein yields MPPSSIKQTRQNLQSAVHQNDAASRAGFLERMFTFAFKGLVYPQIWEDPTVDLEALALTPDSRMLTIASGGCNVLSYLTANPREIIAVDLNRAHLALTRLKLAAAQGMPTYEAFYRFFGEADARANVNAYKRFVQERLDKESRKYWEGRDLMLQRRISLFSRDLYHHGLLGYFIGVAHWMARLHGTDPRQIVWARTIDEQRTFFDTALAPLFDRRLVRWVTSKKMSLYGLGIPPAQYEALAADGNGDMAAVLKARLEKLACGFEMKDNYFAWQAFGRGYASGPSGPLPPYLQADHYAEIRDRAHRVKVCHRSFTEQLTKEQDAALDAYVLLDAQDWMTDAQLNELWAEITRTALPGARVVFRTAGAPSILPGRVDDAILERWDYRAEESLDYSKRDRSAIYGGMHLYVFKG; encoded by the coding sequence TTGCCGCCTTCATCAATCAAGCAAACCCGTCAAAACCTTCAATCCGCTGTCCATCAAAACGACGCCGCGTCGCGCGCCGGTTTTCTGGAGCGGATGTTCACCTTCGCCTTCAAGGGGCTGGTCTATCCGCAGATATGGGAAGACCCTACGGTTGATCTCGAAGCGTTAGCGCTGACGCCGGACTCGCGGATGCTGACCATCGCATCGGGCGGGTGCAATGTGCTGTCCTATCTGACGGCAAACCCAAGAGAAATCATCGCGGTTGATCTCAACCGTGCTCATCTTGCGCTGACGCGGCTGAAGCTGGCGGCTGCACAAGGGATGCCGACATATGAAGCCTTTTATCGGTTCTTTGGGGAGGCGGACGCCAGAGCGAACGTCAATGCCTACAAGCGTTTTGTGCAGGAGCGTCTGGATAAAGAGAGTCGCAAATACTGGGAGGGCCGCGATCTGATGCTGCAGCGGCGCATCTCACTGTTCTCCCGCGATCTATATCACCATGGCTTGCTTGGGTACTTCATCGGCGTGGCACACTGGATGGCTCGCCTTCATGGTACGGATCCACGTCAGATTGTCTGGGCCCGGACGATTGACGAACAGCGGACGTTTTTTGATACGGCCCTTGCACCCCTGTTTGATCGTCGCCTAGTGCGTTGGGTGACGTCCAAAAAGATGTCTCTTTATGGTCTTGGCATTCCCCCGGCCCAGTACGAGGCCCTTGCTGCTGATGGCAATGGCGACATGGCTGCTGTTCTCAAGGCGCGGCTGGAGAAGCTCGCCTGTGGTTTTGAGATGAAAGACAACTATTTCGCCTGGCAGGCGTTTGGGCGGGGATATGCATCCGGCCCGTCCGGCCCGTTGCCGCCCTATCTGCAGGCAGATCACTACGCTGAAATCCGCGACCGTGCCCACAGGGTGAAGGTTTGCCATCGCTCCTTTACCGAACAGCTCACCAAGGAGCAGGACGCGGCACTTGATGCCTATGTATTGCTGGATGCGCAGGACTGGATGACGGATGCCCAGCTCAATGAGCTCTGGGCTGAGATCACCCGCACGGCGCTGCCTGGTGCGCGTGTCGTGTTCCGAACAGCAGGTGCTCCTTCCATCCTGCCGGGCCGCGTTGATGATGCCATCCTGGAACGCTGGGACTATCGGGCCGAGGAGAGCCTGGACTACTCCAAGCGCGATCGGTCAGCGATATATGGCGGCATGCATCTGTATGTCTTCAAGGGCTGA
- the dxs gene encoding 1-deoxy-D-xylulose-5-phosphate synthase, translated as MRMAEGHAPMKQTDFLSRIDMPADLRRVAPEDLVHVSDEVRQAVIEAVSQTGGHLGAGLGVVELTVALHYVFNTPDDKFIWDVSHQCYPHKALTGRKSRLNTLRTGGGLSGFTSRAESEFDPFGAAHSSTAISAALGFAAGRDFMKRDNQVVAIVGDGAMSAGMAFEGLNNVGSEKRRMVIILNDNHMSIAPPAGALSDYLTELRGFMPDEATRDKGIAEEGLPSFVDQPTMFDDLGVPYAGPFDGHDVDEMVRVLTAARDHDGPILLHVITRKGKGYAPAEASADCYHGVSKFNISDGKQDKVAPVAPNYAKVFADALISEAQRDERIVAVSPAMPDGSGLTKFGEMFPERHFDVAIAEQHCVTFCAGMAAEGMRPFAAIYSTFLQRGYDQVIHDVAIQKLPVRFAIDRAGMVGADGVTHQGAYDVAFLGCVPGMTIMAAGNEAELTDMVATSAAFDEGPIALRYPRGEGAGVEMPEQGRILEIGKGVVLREGSKIAILSYGARRQDALAAADKLAAMGLSATVADARFAKPIDDDLVKQLATNHELLISVEEGSIGGFSTLVYDSLARQGLDTGNARFVPIFMPDIYIDHDKPSVQVTAAGLDAAGIVMRVLDALGIDESRAVAAAGIGAE; from the coding sequence ATGAGAATGGCCGAAGGTCACGCCCCGATGAAGCAGACCGATTTCTTGAGCCGCATTGATATGCCGGCCGACCTGCGCCGTGTTGCGCCGGAAGACCTTGTGCATGTGTCCGACGAAGTGCGGCAGGCAGTGATTGAAGCTGTCTCGCAAACCGGTGGCCATCTGGGTGCGGGGCTCGGCGTGGTCGAGCTGACTGTTGCACTCCACTATGTGTTCAATACGCCGGACGACAAATTCATCTGGGATGTGAGCCACCAGTGCTATCCGCACAAGGCTCTTACCGGGCGTAAGTCACGTCTCAATACGCTGCGCACGGGTGGGGGGCTTTCTGGCTTCACGTCGCGTGCTGAAAGCGAGTTTGATCCCTTCGGCGCCGCGCATTCCTCTACCGCGATTTCAGCAGCGCTTGGCTTTGCGGCCGGGCGTGACTTCATGAAACGCGACAACCAGGTCGTTGCCATTGTCGGTGACGGCGCCATGTCTGCGGGTATGGCTTTTGAGGGCCTCAACAATGTCGGCTCTGAGAAGCGCCGCATGGTGATCATCCTCAATGACAACCACATGTCGATTGCACCGCCTGCAGGCGCCTTGTCGGATTATCTGACAGAGCTGCGCGGCTTCATGCCCGATGAAGCAACGCGAGACAAAGGCATTGCCGAAGAAGGCCTCCCGAGCTTTGTTGACCAACCCACCATGTTTGATGATCTGGGCGTGCCCTATGCGGGGCCGTTTGATGGTCATGATGTGGATGAAATGGTTCGTGTGCTGACGGCAGCGCGCGACCATGATGGCCCGATCCTGCTGCATGTGATCACGCGCAAGGGTAAGGGATATGCACCGGCGGAAGCATCTGCTGATTGCTACCACGGCGTCTCGAAGTTCAACATTTCCGATGGCAAGCAGGACAAGGTAGCGCCCGTTGCACCCAACTACGCAAAGGTTTTTGCCGACGCGCTGATCTCAGAGGCGCAGCGGGACGAGCGTATTGTAGCGGTGTCGCCTGCCATGCCTGATGGCTCAGGTCTGACCAAGTTTGGCGAAATGTTCCCGGAGCGCCATTTTGACGTGGCGATTGCCGAGCAGCATTGCGTGACGTTCTGCGCCGGTATGGCGGCAGAAGGCATGCGCCCCTTTGCGGCGATCTATTCCACATTCCTGCAGCGCGGCTACGACCAGGTCATTCATGACGTGGCGATCCAGAAGCTGCCGGTCCGCTTTGCGATTGACCGCGCCGGTATGGTGGGTGCGGACGGTGTGACCCATCAGGGCGCATATGACGTGGCGTTTCTTGGCTGCGTGCCGGGCATGACCATAATGGCCGCGGGCAACGAAGCTGAACTCACAGACATGGTCGCGACCTCGGCTGCTTTCGATGAAGGACCCATTGCATTGCGCTATCCGCGCGGTGAAGGGGCGGGCGTCGAGATGCCTGAGCAGGGGCGCATCCTCGAAATCGGCAAGGGCGTGGTCCTCCGCGAAGGCAGCAAAATTGCCATCCTCAGCTATGGCGCCCGCCGTCAGGATGCGCTGGCCGCCGCAGACAAGCTGGCTGCCATGGGGCTGTCAGCAACTGTCGCTGATGCGCGGTTTGCGAAACCGATTGATGATGACCTGGTGAAGCAGCTGGCCACCAACCATGAGCTCCTGATCTCCGTTGAAGAGGGATCAATCGGCGGCTTCTCGACGCTGGTCTATGACAGCCTGGCCCGTCAGGGGCTGGATACAGGCAATGCCCGGTTTGTTCCGATCTTCATGCCTGACATCTACATTGACCATGACAAGCCTTCGGTGCAGGTAACAGCCGCAGGTCTTGATGCAGCGGGCATCGTGATGCGTGTGCTTGATGCACTTGGCATTGACGAAAGCCGCGCTGTCGCCGCTGCGGGCATTGGTGCCGAGTAG
- a CDS encoding SAM-dependent methyltransferase, producing MSDVTSPTGDLMDSIYRYQRHIYDLTRKYYLLGRDRVIRELEPPQGGCVLEVGCGTGRNLIKAARRYPNALFFGLDISEVMLEKAQLEIDRAGLGERIRLARADGSDFDPQGLFGRPDFDRVFYSYSVSMIPAWEQALACGYAATADNGRMLVVDFGQQEKLPRWFSRLLMWWLKQFHVTPRSGLDAVVGSYGRARVTPLLGGYAQFAVVSR from the coding sequence ATGAGTGATGTGACATCTCCGACCGGCGATCTGATGGATTCCATCTATCGTTATCAGCGCCACATTTACGACCTGACCCGCAAATACTATTTGCTGGGTCGGGACCGTGTGATCCGTGAGCTCGAGCCGCCTCAGGGTGGGTGTGTGTTGGAAGTGGGCTGCGGTACCGGACGCAACCTCATCAAGGCGGCGCGGCGCTATCCCAATGCGTTGTTCTTCGGTCTCGATATCTCAGAGGTAATGCTCGAGAAGGCGCAACTTGAAATCGACCGGGCAGGGCTGGGGGAGCGCATCAGGCTCGCGCGGGCTGACGGGTCTGACTTCGACCCACAAGGTCTGTTTGGCCGTCCAGATTTTGATCGCGTGTTTTATTCTTACAGCGTCTCAATGATCCCGGCCTGGGAGCAGGCTCTGGCGTGTGGATACGCTGCCACAGCAGACAATGGCCGAATGCTGGTCGTCGATTTTGGCCAGCAGGAAAAACTGCCTCGCTGGTTCAGCCGCCTCTTGATGTGGTGGCTCAAGCAGTTCCACGTCACGCCGCGGTCAGGTTTGGATGCCGTCGTTGGATCGTATGGACGGGCACGGGTGACGCCATTGTTGGGTGGCTATGCCCAGTTTGCAGTTGTCAGCCGCTGA
- the ispG gene encoding flavodoxin-dependent (E)-4-hydroxy-3-methylbut-2-enyl-diphosphate synthase produces the protein MSSVRPYRDIYRRESRKIHVGNVPVGGDAPISVQSMTNTLTPDVEATMEQIRGLEDAGADIVRVSCPDEDSTAALKQIVAQSNVPIVADIHFHYKRAIEAAEAGAACLRINPGNIGNAQRVKDVVQAAKDHGCAMRIGVNAGSLEKDLLEKYGEPCPEAMVESALDHARILEDNDFFEFKISVKASDVFLAVAAYQGLAEACDYPLHLGITEAGGFQSGTIKSSIGMGMLLWSGIGDTIRVSLSADPVKEIGVGFDILKSLNLRHRGVNIISCPSCSRQGFEVIKTVETLEKRLEHISTPMTLSVIGCVVNGPGEAMMTDVGFTGGGSGKNTGMVYVSGLADHKIENDGMIDHLVELVEKKAAEIEVERAKEAAALEDQTAENRVTAAE, from the coding sequence TTGAGCAGCGTTCGACCCTACCGAGACATTTACCGGCGAGAGAGCCGCAAAATCCATGTGGGCAATGTCCCTGTGGGCGGCGATGCTCCGATCTCGGTCCAATCCATGACCAACACCCTCACGCCGGATGTTGAGGCGACCATGGAGCAGATCCGTGGTCTTGAGGACGCTGGTGCAGATATTGTGCGTGTGTCGTGTCCGGATGAAGATTCGACTGCGGCTCTCAAGCAGATTGTTGCCCAGTCGAATGTGCCGATCGTTGCGGACATTCACTTCCACTACAAACGCGCGATCGAAGCGGCTGAGGCGGGGGCGGCATGCCTGCGCATCAATCCCGGCAACATTGGCAACGCCCAGCGTGTGAAGGATGTGGTTCAGGCAGCCAAGGACCATGGATGTGCCATGCGCATCGGTGTGAATGCGGGCTCACTCGAAAAAGACCTTCTTGAGAAGTATGGCGAGCCTTGCCCGGAGGCGATGGTGGAGAGCGCGCTGGATCACGCGCGCATTCTTGAAGACAACGACTTCTTTGAGTTCAAGATTTCCGTCAAGGCGTCGGATGTGTTCCTGGCGGTGGCCGCGTATCAGGGGCTTGCTGAAGCCTGCGACTACCCGCTGCATCTCGGCATCACGGAAGCGGGCGGTTTTCAGTCCGGCACCATCAAGTCGTCCATCGGCATGGGCATGCTGCTGTGGTCGGGTATCGGCGATACCATTCGCGTCTCGCTGTCAGCTGACCCCGTCAAGGAGATTGGTGTCGGTTTTGATATTCTCAAATCCCTCAACCTTCGCCATCGCGGCGTGAACATCATTTCCTGCCCGTCCTGTTCGCGACAGGGCTTTGAAGTGATCAAGACCGTTGAAACGCTGGAGAAGCGGCTGGAGCACATCTCCACGCCGATGACACTGTCGGTGATTGGGTGCGTTGTGAATGGTCCGGGTGAGGCCATGATGACCGATGTCGGCTTTACCGGTGGCGGGTCAGGCAAGAACACCGGCATGGTGTATGTCTCGGGATTGGCGGACCACAAGATTGAAAATGATGGCATGATCGACCATCTGGTCGAGCTGGTAGAAAAAAAGGCAGCAGAGATTGAAGTGGAGCGCGCCAAGGAGGCCGCGGCCCTTGAAGATCAGACTGCCGAGAACCGCGTCACAGCGGCAGAGTAG
- the tuf gene encoding elongation factor Tu produces MAKEKFERNKPHVNIGTVGHVDHGKTTLTAAITKVLAEQGGAEFSDYADIDKAPEEKARGITISTAHVEYETENRHYAHVDCPGHADYVKNMITGAAQMDGGILVVNAADGPMPQTREHILLARQVGVPALVVFLNKVDQVDDEELLELVEMEVRELLSSYDFPGDDIPIIAGSALAALEGRDDEIGKNKILELMAAVDEYIPTPERPKDQPFLMPVEDVFSISGRGTVATGRIERGVVNVGEEIEIVGIKDTTKTTVTGVEMFRKLLDQGEAGDNVGCLLRGVNREDIERGQVLVHPGSVTPHTKFKAEAYILTKDEGGRHTPFFTNYRPQ; encoded by the coding sequence ATGGCCAAGGAAAAGTTTGAGCGCAACAAGCCGCATGTGAACATCGGGACTGTTGGTCACGTTGACCACGGCAAGACGACGTTGACAGCAGCGATAACGAAGGTGCTTGCGGAGCAGGGTGGCGCGGAGTTTTCGGACTACGCCGACATTGACAAGGCGCCTGAAGAAAAGGCGCGTGGCATCACGATTTCAACGGCGCACGTTGAGTATGAGACGGAAAACCGTCACTACGCCCACGTTGATTGCCCAGGCCATGCTGACTACGTGAAGAACATGATCACGGGTGCCGCGCAGATGGACGGCGGCATTCTTGTTGTGAACGCAGCTGATGGCCCGATGCCTCAGACCCGCGAGCACATTCTGCTTGCCCGTCAGGTTGGTGTGCCGGCGCTTGTTGTGTTCCTGAACAAGGTTGATCAGGTGGACGACGAAGAGCTTCTGGAACTCGTTGAAATGGAAGTGCGTGAGCTTCTGTCTTCTTACGACTTCCCGGGCGACGATATCCCCATCATTGCGGGTTCTGCTCTTGCAGCGCTTGAAGGCCGTGATGATGAAATCGGCAAGAACAAGATCCTTGAGCTGATGGCTGCGGTTGATGAGTACATCCCGACGCCGGAACGCCCGAAGGATCAGCCGTTCCTGATGCCTGTTGAAGACGTGTTCTCAATCTCCGGCCGCGGCACGGTTGCCACGGGTCGTATTGAGCGCGGTGTTGTGAATGTTGGCGAAGAAATTGAAATCGTCGGCATCAAGGACACCACGAAGACGACAGTTACGGGCGTTGAAATGTTCCGCAAGCTGCTCGATCAGGGTGAAGCTGGTGACAATGTTGGTTGCCTGCTGCGTGGTGTGAACCGCGAAGACATTGAGCGTGGTCAGGTTCTGGTACATCCGGGTTCTGTTACGCCGCACACAAAGTTCAAGGCAGAAGCCTACATCCTGACGAAGGATGAAGGTGGTCGTCACACACCGTTCTTCACGAACTACCGTCCGCAAA